One Streptosporangium sp. NBC_01495 DNA window includes the following coding sequences:
- a CDS encoding phosphotransferase, producing the protein MTQPRCRVRKRPTPTSATAAASIGRGLRRLHDALPVEECPFGWSVEWRLVRADERIADGEGPADWSPEHHHLELAEARKRLGEPPAVDRLVVCHGDACVPNTLLHDDGTFAAHVDLGSLGLADRWADLAVAAWSTEWDYGPGYDGVLYDAYGIAPDPERIAYYRLLWDLA; encoded by the coding sequence TTGACCCAGCCCAGATGCCGCGTCCGAAAGAGACCCACGCCAACCTCGGCGACCGCGGCGGCCTCGATCGGCCGGGGGCTGCGCCGCCTCCACGACGCCCTGCCCGTGGAGGAGTGCCCGTTCGGCTGGAGCGTCGAGTGGCGCCTGGTACGGGCCGACGAGCGCATCGCCGACGGCGAGGGACCGGCCGACTGGTCCCCCGAGCACCACCACCTCGAACTCGCCGAGGCCCGCAAGCGCCTCGGCGAACCGCCCGCCGTCGACCGCCTCGTCGTCTGTCACGGCGACGCGTGCGTCCCCAACACCCTGCTGCACGACGACGGCACGTTCGCCGCCCACGTCGACCTCGGCTCCCTCGGGCTGGCCGACCGCTGGGCCGACCTCGCGGTCGCCGCCTGGAGCACGGAGTGGGACTACGGCCCGGGATACGACGGCGTCCTGTACGACGCCTACGGGATCGCCCCGGACCCCGAGCGCATCGCCTACTACCGCCTGCTCTGGGACCTGGCGTAA
- a CDS encoding cupin domain-containing protein, protein MADRFDFWREQVGHTHAPIKIISEHAADFHAYQRFLQFGAVCVWPTSFQPLVFQRTPKLVRQSDPETVHVSLPRSGSLTVTHEGREETYAPHDLLVLTSSRPHELRTEEHLRRHTGVGLEVPRALLPLPPSSIDRLFGRGLPGLADNP, encoded by the coding sequence GTGGCTGACCGGTTCGATTTCTGGCGGGAGCAGGTCGGCCATACGCATGCGCCCATCAAAATCATCAGCGAGCACGCCGCCGACTTTCACGCGTACCAGCGTTTCCTCCAGTTCGGTGCCGTATGCGTGTGGCCGACGTCCTTCCAGCCACTGGTCTTCCAGCGGACCCCCAAGCTGGTCAGGCAGTCGGATCCGGAGACGGTTCACGTCTCGCTCCCCCGGAGCGGGAGCCTGACGGTCACCCACGAAGGCCGGGAGGAGACCTACGCCCCGCACGACCTGCTCGTCCTCACCTCCTCCCGGCCCCACGAACTCCGGACGGAAGAGCACCTGCGCCGACACACCGGAGTGGGGCTGGAGGTGCCCAGGGCACTGCTGCCGCTGCCCCCGTCCTCGATTGATCGGCTGTTCGGCCGGGGGTTGCCGGGACTTGCGGATAATCCATAA
- a CDS encoding helix-turn-helix domain-containing protein, with amino-acid sequence MDKIAQALSEVGPRLKRLRTQREITLAALSEATGISKSTLSRLESGQRKPSLELLFPIAQAHQVPLDELVGTPEVGDPRIRLTPRRAHGRIVVPLTRQPGGIAAWKILVPADQTEPELRVHDGYEWLYVLSGRLRLVLAEHDLVLAAGQVAEFDTRLPHWFGSAGAGAVEILSLFGPQGERMHVRAQPRAKEHRV; translated from the coding sequence ATGGACAAGATCGCTCAGGCTCTGTCCGAGGTCGGTCCCCGCCTCAAGCGGCTCAGGACCCAGCGTGAGATCACCCTCGCCGCGCTTTCCGAGGCGACCGGGATCTCGAAGAGCACGCTGTCGCGTCTGGAGTCCGGACAGCGCAAGCCGAGCCTGGAACTGTTGTTTCCCATCGCCCAGGCCCATCAGGTGCCGCTGGACGAGCTGGTCGGCACGCCCGAGGTGGGCGATCCCAGGATCCGGCTCACGCCTCGCCGGGCGCACGGCCGGATCGTGGTCCCGCTCACCCGCCAGCCGGGAGGCATCGCCGCCTGGAAGATCCTCGTCCCCGCCGACCAGACCGAGCCCGAACTCCGGGTTCACGACGGCTACGAATGGCTCTACGTGCTGTCCGGCCGGTTGAGGCTCGTTCTGGCCGAGCACGACCTTGTGCTGGCCGCGGGCCAGGTCGCCGAGTTCGACACCCGGCTCCCGCACTGGTTCGGCAGTGCGGGAGCCGGAGCCGTCGAGATCCTCAGCCTCTTCGGACCCCAGGGCGAGCGCATGCACGTCCGCGCCCAGCCCCGGGCCAAGGAACATCGAGTGTGA
- a CDS encoding RNA polymerase sigma-70 factor produces MDESGGPEDLEQAAAIFADVRPRLFGIAYRMLGSSAEAEDLVQEVWLRWQTADRGTVANPAAFLATVATRLAINAAGSARVRRETYVGPWLPEPVDTGADPYLGAERDEALKFAVLLLLERLSPNERAAYVLREAFDYPYRQIADIIQLSEAAVRQLVSRARRHVVAGRRAPVTGAEQRRLLTAFVAAARSGDLAALEELFAADVTSYSDGGGVVRASRIPVVGALRVARYVRAFAGPFWAGVEVEWASVNGQASALLRRDGAVFAVLTVDASDRGIDQVLWMMNPAKLAAVSAAS; encoded by the coding sequence GTGGACGAATCCGGTGGGCCGGAAGATCTCGAACAGGCGGCGGCGATCTTCGCGGACGTGCGCCCGCGCCTGTTCGGGATCGCGTACCGGATGCTGGGCAGTTCCGCCGAGGCCGAGGACCTGGTGCAGGAGGTCTGGCTGCGCTGGCAGACCGCCGACCGCGGCACGGTGGCCAACCCGGCCGCGTTCCTGGCGACGGTGGCCACGCGGCTGGCCATCAACGCGGCCGGGTCCGCGCGGGTCCGCCGCGAGACCTACGTCGGCCCGTGGCTTCCCGAACCCGTCGACACCGGCGCGGATCCATACCTCGGCGCCGAGCGGGACGAGGCCCTGAAGTTCGCGGTCCTGCTTCTCCTGGAGCGGCTCTCGCCCAACGAACGCGCGGCATACGTGCTGCGGGAGGCGTTCGACTACCCGTACCGGCAGATCGCCGACATCATCCAGCTCAGCGAAGCGGCGGTCCGTCAGCTGGTCAGCAGGGCCCGCAGACACGTGGTCGCCGGGCGCCGCGCGCCGGTGACCGGCGCCGAGCAGCGCAGGCTCCTGACGGCCTTCGTCGCCGCCGCGCGCTCCGGCGACCTCGCCGCGCTGGAGGAGCTCTTCGCGGCGGACGTGACCAGTTACTCCGACGGCGGTGGCGTCGTCCGGGCCTCTCGCATCCCCGTGGTGGGCGCGCTCCGGGTGGCCAGGTACGTCAGGGCGTTCGCGGGCCCGTTCTGGGCCGGGGTCGAGGTGGAGTGGGCGAGTGTGAACGGTCAGGCGTCCGCCCTGCTGCGCCGCGACGGCGCGGTGTTCGCGGTGCTCACGGTCGACGCCTCGGACCGGGGCATCGACCAGGTGCTGTGGATGATGAACCCGGCCAAACTCGCCGCGGTGTCCGCCGCGAGCTGA
- a CDS encoding aldo/keto reductase translates to MDDEPGQTRRGVRRELIRHRSGTRAAHGIGFTAYSPLAGGPLTGKYRAGERAPAGSRLALLPGWCGHLPADALFRTLDRLREAAADRGSTLAALAPAWMVSDPAVTTTLIAPRTPEQLAAMCAVPDMSLSDGERAAITKIATETGGD, encoded by the coding sequence GTGGATGATGAACCCGGCCAAACTCGCCGCGGTGTCCGCCGCGAGCTGATCCGCCACCGGTCCGGGACCCGCGCCGCCCACGGGATCGGCTTCACCGCCTACAGCCCACTCGCCGGGGGCCCGCTCACCGGCAAGTACCGGGCCGGTGAGCGGGCCCCCGCCGGTTCCCGGCTGGCGCTGCTTCCCGGCTGGTGTGGGCATCTGCCCGCGGACGCGCTCTTCCGGACCCTGGACCGGCTGCGCGAGGCGGCGGCGGACCGGGGCAGCACGCTCGCCGCCCTCGCGCCGGCGTGGATGGTCTCCGATCCCGCCGTCACGACCACGCTCATCGCCCCGCGTACGCCAGAGCAGCTCGCCGCCATGTGCGCGGTCCCGGACATGTCACTCTCGGACGGGGAACGCGCGGCGATCACGAAGATCGCCACCGAGACGGGCGGCGACTAG
- a CDS encoding tautomerase family protein, with protein sequence MPHLTVRVLEPQLEGNESALITALTDAVADVYGEWARDVAVIHLDGVPAGRWGLRGEPVDEAPPVITFGIREAALTRPDSGELAAKLVRTVTDAVADVLGAHLRDTIAVELVATPAGRTALGGVIVDG encoded by the coding sequence ATGCCACATCTGACCGTCCGAGTCCTGGAGCCGCAGCTCGAAGGCAACGAATCGGCACTCATCACCGCGCTGACCGACGCGGTGGCCGACGTGTACGGCGAGTGGGCGCGCGACGTCGCGGTCATCCACCTCGACGGCGTACCCGCCGGACGGTGGGGTCTGCGAGGCGAGCCGGTCGACGAGGCCCCGCCCGTGATCACGTTCGGGATCCGCGAAGCGGCGCTCACCCGCCCCGACAGCGGCGAGCTCGCCGCCAAGCTCGTGCGAACCGTCACCGACGCCGTCGCCGACGTCCTCGGAGCGCACCTGCGCGACACCATCGCGGTCGAGCTCGTCGCGACCCCGGCCGGCCGCACCGCGCTCGGAGGTGTGATCGTCGACGGCTAG
- a CDS encoding MarR family winged helix-turn-helix transcriptional regulator: MVNNADSMTTQQAVRSMLLLMPRLVGRAKRLPVPEPLRTLDLAPRHLSLLAYLQHDGPLTVSRLAEQLEVAPTTVSLMVGDLSRRGVLTREEDDADRRRRVVAIAPEYAEPIREWLAGSALAWAEVLADLTPAERATIVRTMRAYETALGRRMHT, translated from the coding sequence ATGGTCAACAACGCGGACAGCATGACGACCCAGCAGGCGGTGCGGTCCATGCTGCTGCTGATGCCCAGGCTCGTCGGGCGGGCCAAGCGACTGCCCGTTCCGGAGCCGCTGCGGACGCTCGATCTCGCACCCCGCCACCTGTCGCTGCTGGCCTACCTGCAACACGACGGCCCCCTCACGGTGAGCCGGCTGGCGGAGCAGCTGGAGGTCGCTCCGACGACCGTCAGCCTCATGGTGGGCGACCTGTCTCGCCGCGGCGTCCTGACGCGGGAAGAGGACGACGCCGACCGGCGACGGCGGGTCGTCGCGATCGCACCGGAGTACGCCGAGCCGATCCGCGAGTGGCTGGCGGGCAGTGCACTGGCGTGGGCCGAGGTCCTGGCCGACCTCACACCGGCCGAACGCGCCACGATCGTGCGGACGATGCGTGCATACGAGACCGCCCTGGGCAGGCGGATGCACACCTGA
- a CDS encoding medium chain dehydrogenase/reductase family protein, with amino-acid sequence MNTEGLVEVVLPGKVEPEGLEIRHGAVPVAGPGQVVIRMEATGVSFAEQQMRRGRYYDQPAFPFVPGYDLVGTVLATGEGVEPGLAGTRVAALVKVGGWASHVIVDAADVVEVPQGVGAAEAETVVVNGITAWQMLHRRARVRAGQTILVHGANGGVGSVLVQLARAAGVKVIGTASARHHDALRERGVVPVDYRTEDVAARVRALAPGGVDAVFDHVGGRGLVGSWRLLAPGGTLVSYGSASTRDDEGSKQWPVLKLLGRVWLWNALPNRRRAYFFNVWSGRALTRNRFRARLRADLTQVFAALQRGDVTAQIAAQLPLTRVADAVRLAESGTVAGKVVLTP; translated from the coding sequence ATGAACACCGAGGGACTCGTCGAGGTCGTTCTGCCGGGCAAGGTGGAGCCGGAAGGCCTGGAGATCCGGCACGGAGCCGTCCCCGTCGCCGGTCCTGGCCAGGTGGTGATCCGGATGGAGGCGACCGGGGTCTCCTTCGCCGAACAGCAGATGCGCCGCGGCCGGTACTACGACCAGCCGGCGTTCCCGTTCGTGCCCGGCTACGACCTGGTCGGCACGGTGCTGGCGACCGGTGAGGGTGTCGAGCCGGGCCTGGCCGGCACCCGGGTGGCCGCGCTGGTCAAGGTCGGCGGCTGGGCCAGCCATGTGATCGTCGACGCGGCGGACGTGGTGGAGGTTCCCCAGGGGGTCGGCGCGGCGGAGGCGGAAACCGTGGTGGTCAACGGCATCACCGCCTGGCAGATGCTGCACCGCAGGGCGCGGGTCCGCGCGGGGCAGACCATCCTGGTGCACGGCGCCAACGGCGGCGTGGGCTCGGTCCTGGTCCAGCTGGCGCGGGCCGCGGGCGTGAAGGTGATCGGCACGGCGTCCGCGCGCCACCACGACGCCCTGCGCGAGCGCGGCGTCGTCCCGGTCGACTACCGCACCGAGGACGTCGCCGCGCGCGTCCGCGCGCTCGCCCCCGGCGGGGTGGACGCCGTCTTCGACCACGTCGGTGGCCGCGGCCTCGTCGGCTCCTGGCGCCTGCTCGCGCCCGGCGGCACGCTCGTCTCCTACGGCAGCGCCTCCACCAGGGACGACGAGGGGTCCAAGCAGTGGCCCGTGCTCAAGCTGCTCGGCCGGGTGTGGCTGTGGAACGCGCTGCCCAACCGCCGCCGCGCCTACTTCTTCAACGTCTGGTCCGGGCGGGCCCTGACCAGGAACCGCTTCCGCGCCCGGCTGCGCGCCGACCTCACCCAGGTCTTCGCGGCCCTTCAGCGCGGGGACGTCACCGCCCAGATCGCCGCCCAGCTGCCGCTCACCCGCGTCGCCGACGCTGTGCGGCTGGCCGAGTCCGGGACCGTCGCCGGAAAGGTGGTACTCACCCCTTAG
- a CDS encoding DUF1801 domain-containing protein, giving the protein MATSKQPVTVPTDVSVDDFLAAVSDERRRADAERLCAILREVTGEPAVMWGPSIVGFGSYRHTYESGRTGDWPLAGFSPRKQHLVVYLVGGFEERHASVLTRLGPHKTGKGCLYLKRLDDVDESALRELVDRTARVHRGVGRAGPPPSRRIEGAP; this is encoded by the coding sequence ATGGCGACATCAAAACAGCCGGTGACGGTCCCGACCGACGTCAGCGTCGACGACTTCCTGGCTGCGGTCTCCGACGAACGCCGGCGAGCCGACGCGGAGCGGCTGTGCGCGATTCTGCGCGAGGTGACCGGCGAGCCCGCGGTGATGTGGGGCCCGAGCATCGTCGGCTTCGGCAGCTACCGTCACACCTACGAGAGCGGGCGCACGGGTGACTGGCCCCTGGCGGGCTTCTCACCGCGAAAGCAGCATCTCGTCGTCTATCTGGTGGGCGGGTTCGAGGAACGACACGCGTCGGTGCTCACCCGGCTGGGGCCACACAAAACCGGAAAGGGCTGTCTCTACCTGAAGCGGCTCGACGACGTCGACGAGAGCGCGCTGCGCGAGCTCGTCGACCGCACGGCCCGGGTGCACAGGGGCGTCGGCCGGGCCGGCCCGCCTCCGTCACGGCGCATCGAAGGCGCGCCGTGA
- a CDS encoding phosphoketolase family protein: protein MDALAHVDAYWRAANYLSVGQIYLLDNPLLAEPLRPEHIKPRLLGHWGTTPGLNLCFAHLNRIIAERGQDMIYIAGPGHGGPAAVAHAWLEGSYTEKYPDITQDAEGMRRLFRQFSFPGGIPSHVAPETPGSIHEGGELGYSLAHAYGAAFDNPDLVVACVIGDGEAETGPLAASWHSNKFLAPGRDGAVLPILHLNGYKIANPTVLARIPQDELVKLMEGYGYRPHIVAGDEPEAVHQIMAQTLETVFDQIAEGGRPPMIILRTPKGWTGPREVDGLPVEGTWRSHQVPLSGVRDNPEHLAMLEEWMRSYRPGELFDTDGRPVAEILETVPEGPLRMSANPHANGGELLRPLALPDFREYAVEVKSPATATTEPTRVLGAFLRDVIAANPATFRLMGPDETASNRLSAVFEVTDRAWNAEVFQTDEHLGEGGRVMEVLSEHLCQGWLEGYLLTGRHGLFNCYEAFIHIIDAMFNQHAKWLESSRKIGWRRPVASLNYLLSSHVWRQDHNGFSHQDPGFLDVVMNKKAEVVRVYLPPDANTLLSTADHCLRSRDYVNVIVAGKQPVLDLLSMDEAIAHCTRGLGVLEWAGTDAGVEPDVVLACAGDVPTLETLAAAALLREHLPELRVRVVNVVDLMRLQPSSEHPHGMSDAEFDALFTADRPVIFNFHGYPWLIHRLTYRRTGHENIHVRGYKEEGTTTTPFDMAMLNDIDRFHLVMDVIDRVPGLAERSAHLRQHMADARLRARAHTREYGEDPAEIRDWTWPR from the coding sequence ATGGACGCACTCGCGCACGTCGACGCCTACTGGCGCGCGGCCAACTACCTGTCGGTCGGTCAGATCTACCTGCTGGACAACCCGCTGCTGGCCGAGCCGCTGCGGCCCGAGCACATCAAGCCCCGGTTGCTGGGGCACTGGGGGACCACGCCGGGGCTGAACCTCTGCTTCGCCCACCTGAACCGGATCATCGCCGAACGCGGCCAGGACATGATCTACATCGCCGGTCCGGGGCACGGTGGTCCGGCGGCGGTGGCGCACGCCTGGCTGGAAGGCTCCTATACCGAGAAATATCCGGATATTACGCAGGACGCCGAGGGGATGCGGCGGTTGTTCCGGCAGTTCTCCTTCCCCGGCGGCATTCCCAGCCACGTGGCACCCGAGACACCCGGCTCGATCCACGAGGGCGGTGAGCTCGGCTACTCCCTGGCGCACGCCTACGGGGCCGCGTTCGACAATCCGGACCTGGTGGTGGCCTGCGTCATCGGTGACGGCGAGGCCGAGACCGGGCCGCTCGCGGCGAGCTGGCACTCCAACAAGTTCCTCGCCCCGGGCCGTGACGGCGCCGTGCTGCCGATCCTGCACCTGAACGGCTACAAGATCGCCAATCCGACCGTGCTGGCCCGCATCCCGCAGGACGAGCTGGTCAAGCTCATGGAGGGCTACGGATACCGGCCGCACATCGTGGCCGGAGACGAGCCCGAGGCCGTGCACCAGATCATGGCCCAGACCCTGGAGACGGTGTTCGACCAGATCGCCGAGGGCGGCCGGCCACCGATGATCATTCTGCGGACCCCCAAGGGGTGGACCGGGCCGCGCGAGGTCGACGGCCTGCCGGTGGAGGGCACCTGGCGCTCCCACCAGGTGCCGCTGTCGGGGGTGCGCGACAATCCCGAGCATCTGGCGATGTTGGAGGAGTGGATGCGCTCCTATCGGCCGGGGGAGCTGTTCGACACCGACGGGCGGCCGGTGGCCGAGATCCTGGAGACGGTGCCCGAGGGGCCGCTGCGGATGAGCGCCAACCCGCACGCCAACGGCGGCGAACTGCTGCGGCCCCTCGCGCTGCCCGACTTCCGCGAGTACGCGGTCGAGGTCAAGTCGCCCGCCACCGCCACGACCGAGCCCACCAGGGTGCTGGGCGCCTTCCTGCGCGACGTCATCGCCGCCAACCCCGCCACCTTCCGGTTGATGGGCCCCGACGAGACCGCCTCCAACCGGTTGTCGGCGGTGTTCGAGGTCACCGACCGGGCCTGGAACGCCGAGGTGTTCCAGACCGACGAGCACCTGGGGGAGGGCGGGCGGGTGATGGAGGTGCTCAGCGAGCACCTGTGCCAGGGCTGGCTGGAGGGCTATCTGCTGACCGGCCGCCACGGGCTGTTCAACTGCTACGAGGCGTTCATCCACATCATCGACGCCATGTTCAACCAGCACGCCAAGTGGCTGGAGTCCTCCCGGAAGATCGGCTGGCGCCGTCCGGTCGCCTCGCTGAACTACCTGCTGTCGTCGCACGTGTGGCGCCAGGACCACAACGGCTTCTCCCACCAGGATCCCGGTTTCCTGGACGTGGTGATGAACAAGAAGGCCGAGGTGGTGCGGGTCTATCTGCCGCCGGATGCCAACACGCTGCTGTCGACGGCCGACCACTGCCTGCGCTCACGCGACTACGTGAACGTGATCGTGGCCGGTAAGCAGCCGGTGCTGGACCTGCTGTCGATGGACGAGGCGATCGCGCACTGCACGCGCGGTCTGGGCGTGCTGGAGTGGGCCGGCACCGACGCCGGGGTCGAGCCGGACGTGGTGCTGGCCTGCGCCGGGGATGTGCCCACCCTGGAGACCCTGGCGGCGGCCGCCCTGTTGCGCGAGCACCTGCCCGAGTTGCGGGTCCGGGTGGTCAACGTGGTGGACCTGATGCGGCTGCAGCCGTCGTCGGAGCATCCGCACGGTATGTCGGACGCGGAGTTCGACGCGCTGTTCACCGCTGACCGGCCGGTCATCTTCAACTTCCACGGCTATCCCTGGCTGATCCACCGCCTGACCTACCGCCGCACCGGGCACGAGAACATCCACGTGCGCGGCTACAAGGAGGAGGGCACCACGACCACGCCGTTCGACATGGCCATGCTCAACGACATCGACCGGTTCCATCTGGTGATGGACGTCATCGACCGGGTTCCCGGGCTGGCCGAGCGCTCGGCGCACCTGCGCCAGCACATGGCCGACGCGCGGCTGCGCGCCCGCGCCCACACTCGCGAGTACGGGGAGGACCCGGCCGAGATCCGCGACTGGACCTGGCCCCGGTAA
- a CDS encoding fumarylacetoacetate hydrolase family protein, with the protein MRFVGFRDERQVRVGVLTGGDRVAPLTEVGEFYDDLPGWTARARELTGGEPGSYGYAPAELNLAPAVAGSARVVCVGLNYRAHAAEGGFPIPETPAIFGRWTASLAVDGTPVPVPPDEAGLDWEVELVAVVGTEMRCVDEETALAGVFGYATFNDLSARRAQRLTAQWTLGKNSDHSGPIGPVVTADEVGDPAGGLRLVTRVNGEVVQDGDTKDMIFSVGRVLAHLSRTMTLRPGDLVATGTPAGVGHARTPARFLRPGDVVEVEIDRLGSVRNPIVAWPES; encoded by the coding sequence ATGAGGTTTGTCGGGTTTCGGGATGAGCGCCAGGTTCGGGTGGGTGTGCTGACCGGCGGTGACCGGGTGGCCCCGCTGACCGAGGTGGGCGAGTTCTACGACGACCTGCCCGGCTGGACCGCCAGGGCGCGCGAGCTCACCGGCGGCGAGCCGGGATCGTACGGGTACGCGCCGGCCGAGCTGAACCTGGCCCCGGCGGTGGCCGGTTCCGCGCGGGTGGTGTGCGTCGGGCTGAACTACCGGGCGCACGCCGCCGAGGGCGGCTTCCCGATCCCGGAGACACCCGCGATCTTCGGGCGATGGACGGCGTCGCTCGCGGTCGACGGGACGCCGGTGCCGGTGCCGCCGGACGAGGCGGGCCTGGACTGGGAGGTCGAGCTGGTCGCGGTGGTCGGCACGGAGATGCGGTGCGTGGACGAGGAGACCGCGCTCGCCGGGGTGTTCGGCTACGCGACCTTCAACGACCTGAGCGCCCGCCGGGCGCAGCGGCTGACCGCGCAGTGGACGCTCGGCAAGAACTCCGACCACAGCGGGCCGATCGGCCCGGTGGTGACCGCCGACGAGGTGGGCGACCCGGCCGGCGGGCTCCGGCTGGTGACCCGGGTCAACGGCGAGGTCGTCCAGGACGGCGACACCAAGGACATGATCTTCTCGGTCGGGCGGGTGCTGGCGCACCTGAGCCGGACCATGACGCTTCGTCCCGGCGATCTGGTGGCGACCGGCACCCCCGCGGGGGTGGGGCACGCGCGCACCCCGGCACGCTTCCTGCGGCCTGGGGACGTGGTCGAGGTGGAGATCGACCGGCTGGGGTCGGTGCGCAACCCGATCGTGGCCTGGCCGGAGAGCTGA
- a CDS encoding FAD-dependent monooxygenase: protein MKIAIVGGGIGGLVTALLLRQAGVEAVVYEQTAELREVGAGIVVGPNMVRPLVGAGLGERLASFAVPLEAAWEFRRWEDGRVLSSQLMGEECRRLYGTDCYVAHRADLLDMLLSALPADAVRTDRRLELLEQDREEVELTFTDSKGVKRTVVADAVIGADGIHSAVRPAIVDEEPPRFSGLCAYRCLVDADRAPELALRRVQTLWLGPGRHFVHYPIRDRKLINIVAIVPAGEWRVESWTADGRIEDLAREFETWDPRLGRLVAAATETKRWALYDRAPLERWTSGRVALLGDAAHSMLPFLGQGAAQAIEDAVVLTGCLRDATGETVAKALARYEEIRRPRASRVQLVSRGREVQNHLPDGPAQLERDAALAVGDPLRQSAWLYGHDPETATAG, encoded by the coding sequence GTGAAGATCGCCATTGTCGGCGGAGGCATCGGCGGGCTGGTCACCGCCCTGCTGCTGCGGCAGGCCGGCGTCGAGGCCGTCGTGTACGAGCAGACCGCCGAGCTGCGCGAGGTCGGAGCGGGGATCGTGGTGGGCCCCAACATGGTCCGTCCCCTGGTAGGGGCCGGCCTCGGTGAGCGGCTGGCGTCCTTCGCCGTCCCTCTGGAGGCCGCCTGGGAGTTCCGGCGCTGGGAGGACGGCCGGGTGCTGTCCTCCCAGCTGATGGGCGAGGAGTGCCGGCGGCTGTACGGCACCGACTGCTACGTCGCGCACCGGGCCGACCTGCTCGACATGCTGCTGAGCGCGCTGCCCGCGGACGCGGTCAGGACCGACCGGCGGCTGGAGCTGCTGGAGCAGGACCGCGAGGAGGTCGAGCTGACCTTCACCGACTCCAAGGGCGTGAAGAGGACGGTGGTCGCCGACGCGGTGATCGGCGCGGACGGCATCCACTCGGCCGTCCGGCCCGCGATCGTCGACGAGGAGCCGCCGCGTTTCTCCGGGTTGTGCGCCTACCGGTGCCTGGTCGACGCCGATCGGGCACCGGAGCTGGCGCTGCGCCGGGTGCAGACGCTCTGGCTGGGGCCGGGGCGCCACTTCGTCCACTATCCCATCCGGGACAGAAAGCTGATCAACATCGTCGCGATCGTGCCCGCGGGCGAGTGGCGCGTCGAGTCGTGGACGGCCGACGGGCGGATCGAGGACCTGGCGCGCGAGTTCGAGACCTGGGACCCCCGGCTGGGGCGGCTGGTCGCCGCGGCCACCGAGACCAAGCGCTGGGCCCTGTACGACCGCGCCCCCCTGGAGCGCTGGACGTCGGGACGGGTGGCCCTGCTGGGTGACGCCGCCCACTCGATGCTGCCCTTCTTAGGTCAGGGCGCCGCCCAGGCGATCGAGGACGCGGTGGTCCTCACGGGCTGCCTGCGCGACGCCACCGGTGAGACGGTGGCGAAGGCGCTGGCCCGCTACGAGGAGATCCGCAGGCCCCGGGCCTCACGGGTGCAGCTGGTGAGCCGGGGCCGCGAGGTGCAGAACCACCTGCCCGACGGGCCCGCCCAACTGGAGCGCGACGCGGCCCTCGCCGTCGGCGACCCGCTCCGGCAGAGCGCCTGGCTCTACGGCCACGACCCCGAGACCGCCACGGCGGGCTGA
- a CDS encoding ArsR/SmtB family transcription factor yields MPVPLHQAKAEFFRTIGHPVRVQVLELLQDGPLPVRDLLSAIDVEASNLSQQLAVLRRAGVVTATRDGATVVYALSTRDLADLMSVARSILAEVLAEQGELLAELRAEAGR; encoded by the coding sequence ATGCCGGTGCCGCTGCACCAGGCCAAGGCCGAATTCTTCCGTACCATCGGCCACCCGGTCCGCGTCCAGGTGCTGGAGCTGCTCCAGGACGGCCCCCTGCCGGTGCGGGACCTCCTGAGCGCCATCGACGTCGAGGCCTCCAACCTCTCCCAGCAGCTCGCCGTGCTGCGTCGCGCGGGAGTCGTGACCGCCACCCGGGACGGCGCCACCGTCGTCTACGCCCTGTCCACCCGGGACCTGGCCGACCTGATGTCCGTGGCGCGATCGATCCTGGCCGAGGTTCTCGCCGAGCAGGGAGAGCTGCTCGCCGAGCTGCGCGCCGAGGCCGGCAGATGA
- a CDS encoding DUF3073 domain-containing protein, giving the protein MGRGRAKAKQTKVARELKYSSHSMDLDRLRKELGAGDDPAPESEADDPTGEQTGR; this is encoded by the coding sequence ATGGGACGGGGCCGAGCCAAGGCTAAGCAGACGAAGGTTGCTCGCGAGCTGAAGTACAGCAGCCACAGCATGGATCTTGACCGGTTGCGCAAGGAGCTTGGCGCCGGTGACGATCCCGCGCCGGAGAGCGAGGCCGACGACCCCACCGGTGAGCAGACCGGCAGGTGA